The Oncorhynchus clarkii lewisi isolate Uvic-CL-2024 unplaced genomic scaffold, UVic_Ocla_1.0 unplaced_contig_335_pilon_pilon, whole genome shotgun sequence sequence ctggttaaataaaggtgttctcaactatcctacatggataaataaaggtgttctcaactatcctacatggataaataaaggtgttctcaactatcctacctggttaaataaaggtgttctcaactatcctacatggataaataaaggtgttctcaactatcctacatggataaataaaggtgttctcaactatcctacctggttaaataaaggtgttctcaactatcctacctggttaaataaaggtgttctcaactagcctacctggttaaataaaggtgttctcaactatcctacatggataaataaaggtgttctcaactatcctacatggataaataaaggtgttctcaactatcctacatggataaataaaggtgttctcaactatcctacctggttaaataaaggtgttctcaactatcctacctggttaaataaaggtgttctcaactagcctacctggttaaataaaggtgttctcaactagcctacctggttaaataaaggtgttctcaactatcctacatggataaataaaggtgttctcaactatcctacatggataaataaaggtgttctcaactatcctacctggataaataaaggtgttctcaactatcctacatggataaataaaggtgttctcaactatcctacctggttaaataaaggtgttctcaactatcctacatggataaataaaggtgttctcaactatcctaactggataaataaaggtgttctcaactatcctacatggataaataaaggtgttctcaactatcctacctggttaaataaaggtgttctcaactatcctacatggataaataaaggtgttctcaactatcctacatggataaataaaggtgttctcaactatcctacctggttaaataaaggtgttctcaactatcctacatggataaataaaggtgttctcaactatcctacatggataaataaaggtgttctcaactatcctacctggttaaataaaggtgttctcaactatcctacatggataaataaaggtgttctcaactatcctacatggataaataaaggtgttctcaactatcctacctggttaaataaaggtgttctcaactatcctacatggataaataaaggtgttctcaactatcctacctggataaataaaggtgttctcaactatcctacatggataaataaaggtgttctcaactatcctacctggttaaataaaggtgttctcaactatcctacatggataaataaaggtgttctcaactatcctacatggataaataaaggtgttctcaactatcctacatggataaataaaggtgttctcaactatcctacatggataaataaaggtgttctcaactatcctacctggttaaataaaggtgttctcaactatcctacatggataaataaaggtgttctcaactatcctacatggataaataaaggtgttctcaactatcctacatggataaataaaggtgttctcaactatcctacctggttaaataaaggtgttctcaactatcctacatggataaataaaggtgttctcaactatcctacatggataaataaaggtgttctcaactatcctacatggataaataaaggtgttctcaactatcctacctggttaaataaaggtgttctcaactatcctacatggataaataaaggtgttctcaactatcctacatggataaataaaggtgttctcaactatcctacatggataaataaaggtgttctcaactatcctacctggttaaataaaggtgttctcaactatcctacatggataaataaaggtgttctcaacctaTCCTActacatggataaataaaggtgttctcaactatcctacatggataaataaaggtgttctcaactatcctacatggataaataaaggtgttctcaactatcctacatggataaataaagggttctcaactatcctacctggataaataaaggtgttctcaactatcctacatggataaataaaggtgaaataaaaaaatgttttaaaaaaacagTTGGGAGATCTGACTAACCTCTCATATTAATGTGTCAAGACTAGCTAGGCAGACTTAATGAAGTGGTATTTTTTAGAATAATTATAACTATTGCGAGTGCTACTGTCGTCATAGATACTGTAGCTTCTGACTGCAGGCTTATTATATGCACTGTAGATGGGGAGGTTTATCAAAGTAATGTCTCAAGAAGAGACTGTCTGGATGTGAGCATGTCACCCAGACATCTCACTTTCACACTGATTTTCTCCTCTGATGCCATCATCCAtacaaatgaaatgctaatttatTCACAAATGAGTACTCTAGAGAACTATCATCAACTGCTCTTCTCAGTCATCTATTTTTAACCCAAGATAAATGGTTCAATATTTTTCTCAGAATCGTTGTACAACTCCAGCTGCACAGAGTAAAATTAAGTGAACATTTGGGCCATattgtcacctgttaaatctacctcagtgtagatgaaggggaggagacaggttaaagaaggatttttcagccttgagacatggattgtgtatgtgtgccattcagagggtgaatgggcaagacaaaatattaaagtgcctttgaaaggacagggggtgcaactaaatattaggaaggtgttcttaatgttttgcacaCTTAATGTacttcaaaaatgtattttaggcAATACTTAAAAAATGTAATTTCACTGAGAAGACCTGAGAATATCCTTATTTACCATCAATGTTAATATACAAGCACAATAAAAAGGATGACAGACATGGTAATATAGTTGTGAAATGGTTTTATTTTCTCTTCATGTTTCTTTCTTTGTGAAAAGTAAACGATGACAGAATAATAAATATACATTCATAGATTTGTTCAGAATGCAAGTGTTCAAGTTCATTTCCAtgtaaaacataataaaatgctAAATGTAAACAAGAGTCACCCCATTGGTGAAGCCTCCATTCTCCATTCAGTAGAGGCAGATTTTACAGCATGTAGTTGACAAGAATAGGCTACCTCACTGTAGGTTCTCTAAAGCTACATCCCTTTTGAGAGTCCTGACTCCACGGGGAAATTTCTGACGGACTGACCATGTCATGCACCTTATCGGCGAGTCCTGGCATGGTTTGGGATACACACCCGTTTCTGTCACTGCGCCCTGGGGTGCTGTTATCCTGAACTCCGCACACTGGCGAGAAGCCTGGCGGGTATCATCCCTATCGTTGTATTTCGTTACAATTATCCTGCACATTGTCAGTAAATTGCTTAGCTGATGGTGCAACTCTGTTTGCTCTGTCCGCCGCCGATAGCTTTCTCTTTTATGTACCTCAAATCGCTGTGTACGCTTGGTCGGCGCGCGAACGGCTCCACAATCCCGTATGCCTCGCCGTCTTTGTATTTCTTATTTCTGAAAGATTTTCGTCTGCTGTTTTGCAGTACTTCGCAGTACTGTAAGGAAACTTTGCGGTGAGAGTCCGGGCTCATCTCGTTGGGCAGTTTAGCCATGGTAAAAAGAGTCTGAAACATCTGGTCGATATTAGTGTTCCGTTTTGCAGAGATCTCATAGTAGGCACACTGTTCATCACCAGCCACCAGCTGCTCAATCTCCTCATTCTGAACCTCCCGGTTAAACTCCCGGTCACACTTGTTCCCGCAGATAACTATCGGGACATCTACGATCTCCTTGGTTTTGTTTTTCAGGCAGGACTTGGTTTCGTAAATTTGACGCTTCAGGCGCTGGACCTCTTGGAAGGAGTCTCTGTTATCCAGACTGAACACCAGGATGAAAACGTCACCTGAAAGAGCAAGGGGAAGCACATTAATATCACAGCTGAAAAGCTCCATCATTACATAGGCCTAGGCTAAATGTGTACAATAAAAGTGTTGCATATAGCATTACTGCATgcatgatttattaaaacatcCCATACATATCATTTCGATGTAGCTATAAATTCCAGTGTAGCTTTCATTCATATTATTTGTTTTGTTCAGAGTTCAGAGTTAAGCTTACCAGTAAGGATAGCGAGTCTCCTCGTAGCGGGGAAAGGATGGTTTCCAGAGGTGTCCAGAATGTCCAACTGGTACGCATCTCCCCGAATGCAGTATAATTTTCTATGAAAGTCCTCTATGGTCGGCGTGTACTGGTCCTCGACTCTTTCGTTCAGAAACCGACAGATGATGGCCGTCTTGCCAACTTTTGTAGAGCCCAGAATCACCATCCGGTGGCAATTTTTGGCCGGGATGTTAAACTCGTTCTCGGAAGGAGACatgttattttttttgagcaCCGATGTGTGTCTTTGGTGCGAAGGTGAGATAGTGAATGCAACCACTAACAGTCTAGAGGGATCTTGTCTGTTTGTAAGCGCTGCTGCTTTGCTGAATCTGAGGAAGAGCGCGACTGGGTATATATAGGCGATGCTGACCACTCCTCCTAGGCGCGTCATGCATTACGCATTGGTCTGAAGGGAGAAAGTTTGTGGTTATTATTATGCTCTTGTTGTTGTCTCCGTCTGCCTTGTCCGTATGTATGAGCAGACAGTAATTATATAAACTGTttagagaaaaataaaaaattatttatGTGTAAAACAATATAAATATTGGCCTACCTAAAACTCAAGCATAGATAATGTTTTTGTTGCTGAGTTCAATTCATACATACGCATATGTCTATTAACATAATAACCATAGTCCAAAGTTGTTTTcataaatataaatgcaaaatcATAATATGGTCAATCTCCTCTTTTGGTGGGGACTCAAGGGTCCCACAAAATGGCGTAATCTACCATGACAATAACATGTATTTTGCAAACGCAATACCCCTCAAACAGGACAAATACTGCAATAATGCCCGTGTGCATTATTGTGTGCAAATAATAATTATTGTGTGCAAAGGTTACTACGAATCACAATAGTTAATTTGCATAGGCTTATTTCATGTCAACAACACAGTTTACTGCCAACAAGAAATTAACATACACCGTCGTTCACTCTGTTTCACGAGACATCTAGATTGTTGTAAACTGCGGTGAAAACCATCGGTGTATAGCTCACGCTACGCAATGAAGGAGCGCACCCCGGATTTCGGCCACGTGTTTGTAGACCGCAAGATGGCACTGGAACTAGAAagggtttttgtttttttctgagcAGTTGCATACAACTCAACACAATGAGCTTGAGGTGAGCACCCCAATAGTAATACGCTTAATATCATCAGCAGGAAATCATTGTGGAAAGTAAAAATGACCTCCACCTTATACAACATTTTATATGTGTATCCACAGAGGCTTATGGGCATGATAAATACACAAAATGTATCATATCAACCAGACTACCGAGTCACCAATAATTCAAAGGGTTTTGACTCTTGAGTCTTTCTCCACACTTGGGTAAATTAACTGAAATTAAGGCCACTAAGCATGTCTGCATTTTCCAAACAATGTGATGGCAGACTTGGATAGCATGGAGACAGACTCTGGCAGTTGAGGAAACTGAAACTAGCTGAACTCACACCGTTTTCACAGAGGTAACACGTGATCAGTGCTGAGCTCTGGGTAGGTTATAGTTGTCTGTGATCTTCTGGGCACAGTTTTTGAAAAGGTATCTATCAGGATTTAGTCTATTGGATAGTATTAAATGCCTATCAAATAGAATGAATAGTACAgggtccccattcaagtcaacgaTTTGTcccttctattcattctatttttaTGCAGTTAATCCTATCCGATAGGCCAGAGGTCAAGGTAGTGAAACACCCACCTCACAGGAGGCAGTAGGCCATGTTACAGGGGGCAGCAGGCCATGTTACAGAGGGCAGCAGGTAATTTAACAGGGGACAGCAGGTCATCTAACAGGGGACAGCAGGTCATCTAACAGGGGGCAGCAGGTAATTTAACCCTTGGCAGCAGGTCATCTAACAGGGGACAGCAGGTCATCTAACAGGGGCAGCAAGTCATCTAACAGGGGGCAGCAGGTCATCTAACAGGGGGCAGCAGGCCATGTTACCGGGGGCAGCAGTCCTCCCAATCAAATGAGTATGGACTCCTGCTGTGTTCAGATGGAGGCAGCCTAGAAGTATCTAATAGGGTTTATCTAAAGATAGAGCAGGAGTTTGTTGGTGACTCAGAAGACTTTCAGCTCTTCACACACCAACCACCTGGTCTCTGTGTCACCTCCTCAACTTGACTGGGACACTGGTCGGCTGAATTTACTGTAGATTGTGCATTGCTGTCAATGAAAGATTTATGATTTGTAATTTTAGTAAGTCCCTTCGTGCACCTCTAAGCAAGGTGTGTGTTATACAATGTTCCCTGTATCCAGCAGGCTTATAAATTACACTTGCATTTACTGATTAATGGTATAGTGCACTATGCCACCCTGTTCCCGGCACTATGGTTTGGTTGACAGGATTTATGGTAAGAGGAAGTCCCACCTTCTTCCTTCCCAAACTGTAGACAAGGTTCCTcttttgcttgtgtgtgtgtgtcacattagtTACTAACCGACCAGGTGAacaggccaggtgtgtgtgtgtgtgactgtgtgtgtgcgtgtctctctgtgtgtgtgtgtgtgtgtgtgtgtgtgtgtgtgtgtgtgtctgtctgtctgtctgtctgtctgtctgtctgtctgtctgtctgtctgtctgtctgtctgtctgtctgtctgtctgtctgtctgtctgtctgtctgtctgtctgtctgtatacaacCCCACaggagagttttcatctgtattctttgtagttgtttacataccaccacagtcagaggctggcactaagacagcattgaatgggCTGTAATCTGCCATAAGCAAGAAAGAAAACGTTCACCCAGACGTAGCGCTCCTAGTagcccggggactttaatgcaatcCAAATtactatcagcatgttaaatgtgcaaccagaggaaaaaaaacacTGGACCACCttgactccacacacagagactaaGCTCTCCCTCGCaatccatttggaaaatctgacaataattctatcctcctgattcctgcttacaagcagatAAAGAAGtgttcagatgaagcagatgctaagctaaagGACTGTTTAATTGCACAGATTGGAACATGATcagggattcctccaatggcatggaggagtacaccacatcagtcattggcttcagcaataagtgcatcgatgacgtcgtccccacagtgaccgtacgtacataccccaaccagaagccatggattacagtcaGCATCCACACtcagctaaaggctagagctgccgctttcaaggaacagaactctaacccggaagcttataagaaatcccgctatgccctccgacgaaccatcaaacatgcaaatcgtcaaaacaggactaagatcaaatcgtactacaccgtctctgacgctcgtcggatgtggcagggcttgcaaaccattacagactacaaagggaagcacagccaagagctgtccagtgacacgagcctaccagacgagcgaaACTACTTGTatgttcgcttcgaggcaaataacactgaaacatacatgagagcaccagctgttccggaagactgtgtgatcgcgctctccgcagccaatgtgagtaagacctttaaacaggtcaacattcacaaggccgcagggccagacggattccTAGGATGtgtaccgacccgtagcactcatgtctgtagccatgaagtgctttgaaaggctggtcatgactcacatcaacaccattatcccagaaaccctagacccactccaatttgcataccgccccaacagatccacagaggatGCTATCTATATTGTATTCCTCACGGCCCTTTCCCACCGAGaccaaaggaacacctatgtgagaatgctattcagtgactacagctcagcgttcaacaccatagtaccctcaatgCTCATCAATatgctaaggaacctgggactaaacacctccctctacaactggatcctggatttcctgacgggccgcccccaggtggtaaaggtaggtaacaacacatccgccacgctgatcaacacagggacccctcaggggtacgtgctcagtctcctcctgtactccttgttcactcatgactgcatggcagggcacgactccaacaccatcattacatttgccgatgacacaacagtggtaggcctgatcaccgacaatgacgagacagcctatagggtggaagtcagagacctggccgtgtggtgccaggaaaacaatctctccctcaacatgatttagacaaaggagatgattgtggactataggaaaaagaggaccgagctgcagtggagcaggttcagagcttcaatttccttggtgtccacatcaccaacaaactaacatggtccaagcacaccaagacagtcgtgaagagggcacgacaaaacctattccccctcaggagactgaaaaaatgtGGCATGGGTCCTtggatcctcaaaagtttctacagctgcaccattgagcgcatcactgcctgatatggcaactgctcggcctccgaccgcaaggcactacagagggtagtgcgaacggcccagtacatcactggcaccaagctacctgccatccaggacctctataccaagcggtgtcagaggaaaggcctaaaaattgccaaagactccaacctccctagtcatagactgttctctctgctaccgcatagcaagcagtaccggagcgccaagtctaggtcaaatggctacccagactatttgctttgccccccccccccgcgcttTTCACTGTTGCTtctctctgttgttgtcatctatgcatagtcacttcaataactctaTGTACTActctacatactacctcaactaaccagtgcccctgtacattgactctgtaccggtaccacctgtatatagtctcgctattgttgttttactgctgctctttaattacttgttactttgtTCTCTTATTCTtgtccatattttttttaactgcattgctagttgggggctcgtaagtaagcatttcactgtaaggttgtacctgttgtattcggcgcatgcgactaataaagtttgattttgaTATTTGCAAATCAAATTCTGCTCAATAAAGACAATACTTGATAAGTagatacaacagagaggatatttACCATGACTTAACTACTGTATTGGTCTTGTAACATTTTACATCACTTTTTACATTTTACAGCACAAAGCATTTTACAGCAATTATTACATTTTACAGCACTACTTTCCAAGTCTGCTCTACGAATTTTGACCACTTCTAACTCTAGCCTGAGAGGACACATTAAGGCCTTCTGTGATGAAACCCAATCAGGTTCCTCTCACCTCGCTGTGACCAGCTCCAACTCTTGGTTTGTGTAACGAGGGCGGAGTGGACAGGTGCTACGGCCCTGTTCATTGGTCGGTAATTAGACCACTGTGTATCCCCTGAAGCATCTATACGGAGACAGGTGCGGTGTGGTTCTTTAGCCAGATGATGATATTAGACTATATGAGGCTGCTGGAACAAATAGCTGCTGGAACATTCTCACCTAAACCCAAATGAGTAGACTACTCCTGTCAACCTTAAGTACTGTTAAACCTTTGTGTACCACATTGACCGTTCTGGTAACCTAGGAAAATAATACTGTTTTACCatgtcatttgttttggtttGTCTGTGGTTTCATCAGTTCTACACTGATTTCAGTTATGGGTTCCAGACACGTTATAAGGCCCTATTCTTTCAAAACAAGTTGTTTTCAGTATAACAACCCTAAAATAACCTACCTCATCTATTGAGATACAAGCATCTTGGAATTTACGAAAAGTCAGTTTCTTTGAACgcctgaattgatctgagagtgaACCCTGTTTCAAATGATATTATCCATAAAGTTAAGTGTTATTGGGTTTCTAAGGCTTTATGTATAAGGCAAACAACTCTGATCCTTGAGAATTTGCATTAAAGGGGCAGTCTGTGATTGCTACATTTATTTTC is a genomic window containing:
- the LOC139401858 gene encoding dexamethasone-induced Ras-related protein 1-like; the protein is MSPSENEFNIPAKNCHRMVILGSTKVGKTAIICRFLNERVEDQYTPTIEDFHRKLYCIRGDAYQLDILDTSGNHPFPATRRLAILTGDVFILVFSLDNRDSFQEVQRLKRQIYETKSCLKNKTKEIVDVPIVICGNKCDREFNREVQNEEIEQLVAGDEQCAYYEISAKRNTNIDQMFQTLFTMAKLPNEMSPDSHRKVSLQYCEVLQNSRRKSFRNKKYKDGEAYGIVEPFARRPSVHSDLRYIKEKAIGGGQSKQSCTIS